Part of the Nitrosophilus alvini genome, TCTTTTATCATCGCTGCTTTTGGCAGTCCGGCCGCCTGAGCAAGATGAAATTTTTCGCTCTGTATAGTTACACCGCCAAAACCGCAGCATCTGTTTGGATCACTCATCTCTTTGAGTCTGTAGTTTTTAGATAACAATTCTCTTGGCTCTTTCCAAATACCCTGCACTTTTCTAGCATGGCACGGGTCATGATAAGTGACCGATATATCCAAAGATTTGCCTCTGGCTTTGAGAAGTTTTTCAAGATCACTGTTTTTATAAAGCCATTCGGTTGCCATAAATATCTTTTCATTTAGTTTTGAAGATCTCCTGGCCCAATCCATCATCCCTCTATTTTTAAAAAAGATTTCCCAGTCGTGTTTTACCATTGCGCTGCAGGTAGCTTCCGGAATGATAATGGCATCCACATCATCTATAAAACTTTCAAAATACTCTATATTCTCTTTTGCCAAAGCCTCTACCGTATCGAAATCTCCCGTAAAGTATGCCGGAGCAGCACAGCATTTCTGTTTTTTCGGTATCAGTATATCGATCTCCAAAGCTTTCAAAATTTTAACTAAAGAATCACCGATACCGGTATAGTTATAGTTTGCAAGACATCCTATAAATATTGCAACTCTTTGTCGTTTTTCTTTGTCTGCAGTTTCTGCTTCTATTCTTTCAGGATAGCTGTTTAAAAAACTTCTGCTTGCAATAGAAGGAAGCAGTCTCTCTTTTTTTACCATAGG contains:
- a CDS encoding (Fe-S)-binding protein; the protein is MFNFSKISNDCIKCGKCIPVCTIHSVNPDETTSPRGFIELLGAYEKGNLPLDKTAKDIFESCFLCTNCVDVCPNSLPTDMIIEEVRADIAKKYGIAWYKKAFFWLLRHRWAMDIASKLGYVFKSCAVKEERKRGGLIPRFDLPMVKKERLLPSIASRSFLNSYPERIEAETADKEKRQRVAIFIGCLANYNYTGIGDSLVKILKALEIDILIPKKQKCCAAPAYFTGDFDTVEALAKENIEYFESFIDDVDAIIIPEATCSAMVKHDWEIFFKNRGMMDWARRSSKLNEKIFMATEWLYKNSDLEKLLKARGKSLDISVTYHDPCHARKVQGIWKEPRELLSKNYRLKEMSDPNRCCGFGGVTIQSEKFHLAQAAGLPKAAMIKETKADIVSAECSACRVQLSNSLYQNGVETIFKNPIELIAEALE